In bacterium, the sequence TTGCCGTTACCGTTTTCGCTTCCATTATTCTCGAACAATCTAATGCATTGTTTCTTACCAAGCTTGATTGCTTTTTTTAGAGCTTTGCGTCGATGTGATTTTACTTTCTTGATCAGTGTTCGGTCGCTCACAAAACGTCGCTTAATTTTTGCGCCAAACTTCGATTCGCCTGGTCGAATGCGACAAACTGCTGAATATTTAAATTTTTTAAGTGGATTGGGTGATAGCTTAATAATTTTCGTTGGAACCGACTCAGCTCTGACAAGGCCTGGATAGCTAGCAAAGAAAAAGCACGCCATCAAAGCACTTAGTCTAAGCAAACGTTGAAACTTCAATAAAACTTGGAAAATAACCACTATAAAACCTATACCTATTCACATATCCGGAGATTTGCGTTAGGTGATCCAACAATAAAGCAATTATTTTCCTTAATCTTTCTTGAGGGTTAAACCATGACAGATAGAAAATCTTCTTCAGAGCAGCTTAATCAGAAGATCGTGCTTATCACCGGCGCATCGAGTGGCATTGGAGCTGCAACAGCACGGGTTTGCGCTGCAGCTGGGGCAAAGCTAGTTATCTGCGCGCGTAGGCTAGAACCACTAAAAACACTAGCAGCTGAACTAGCAAACGAGTTTGACACTAAAACCCATTATTTCCAGCTTGATGTCCGTGACAAACAAGCTGTGAAGCAAGCACTCGACTCACTACCTCAAGAATTTTCCCGGATTGACTGTTTAATAAATAATGCTGGCCTGGCTCGTGGAGCAGTAACTTACGACAAATACCCCGAAGAAGCTTTTGAAGAAATGGTTGACACAAATATTAAGGGCCTACTCTATGTCACGCACGCGGTTTTGCCAGGAATGGTAGCGCGCAACTCCGGCTATATTGTAAATCTTGGATCAATTGCTGGACGCGAGGCCTACCGCCTTGGTTCAGTTTATTGTGGAACAAAAGCATTTGTAAAAATGTTTACCGAAGGGTTAATTAGCGACTTAGTTGAAACCAAGCTAAGAGTTACTTGTATTGACCCAGGCAGAGTTGAAACTGAATTTAGTCTCGTGCGCTATTCAGGGGACAAGCAAAGGGCAGATCAGGTCTACAAAAACTCAACGCCACTCAAGGCCGAAGACATTGCAGAGCTGATTTTGTTTACAATCACTCGTCCAGATCACGTAAATATTAGTAATCTACTGGTCATGCCAACTGACCAGGCAAGTGTCGCTCTCGATGCGCGGAACGTAAAAGCATAGTTAGAGTTAAGGCTATAAATGAAATGTTCTTGCCAATAATCAGCGCTCGAGCGAAGCTATTCTTAAGATGTTTGGACTTGGCTTTTCAGAAATTATCGTAATCCTGATTGTTGCACTTTTAGTGCTGGGACCCGATCAGCTGCCCACTGTCGCAGTCAAGCTTGGGCGCTTCCTTGCCGGCCTGCAACGTTCTTTTGAAGACATGAAAAAGGATCTTAAGCTTGATGAGCTCGAACGCGAGATTCGATCTGCGGCTGTTGACTTGAAACGCATGGATAGTGGCGTGAGAACTCAAATTAGAGAGATTGTTTCTGTCGAGAATACCCCACACGAATCAGCGCAAGAACCAGCACAAAAAACCGAAACTCCAGCACGGGATACTACGCAAAAAACTACGGAGCAGGAGTCATGAGTGCCGAGAAAGTCATGCCGCTTACTGGACACTTGGCAGAGCTGCGTACGCGACTGTTTCATATTATCGGCGGATTGGTAGTTGCAACGCTGATTTTAGTAAACTTCACTGCAGACTTGTTTCAAATCTTGACTTATCCACTCTTAGTCACAAAAAAGCCTTTTGAGTTGATTGGCACAGGGCCTGCCGATGCCTTTATGGTGAAATTGACGTTAGCGATTGCAGGCGGTGTTTTACTTTCCCTGCCCTACACCTTTTATCAGCTTTGGCTCTTTATTGCACCGGGACTCCATGAAAAGGAAAAAAAATTTGTAGTCCCCTTTGTTACGGCAACAAGCATTTGCTTTTTTCTTGGCGTTGCTTTTGCTTTCTTTATCGCCTTCCCTTACGCCTTTGACTACTTTGGCGCAGAGTATCAATCGATTGCAGTACAACCTTCCATTCGCATTAACGAATATTTAACTTTCGTAATTAGACTTTTACTTGTTTTTGGAACGATCTTCGAATTGCCAGTTATTTGCTATTGCCTTGCGCGACTTGGGCTAATCAGTTCAGAGTTTTTAATCAAGCATTTACGTATTGCAATTGTGTTGATTTTTATTCTTGCTGCCGTTTTAACCCC encodes:
- a CDS encoding SDR family NAD(P)-dependent oxidoreductase, which gives rise to MTDRKSSSEQLNQKIVLITGASSGIGAATARVCAAAGAKLVICARRLEPLKTLAAELANEFDTKTHYFQLDVRDKQAVKQALDSLPQEFSRIDCLINNAGLARGAVTYDKYPEEAFEEMVDTNIKGLLYVTHAVLPGMVARNSGYIVNLGSIAGREAYRLGSVYCGTKAFVKMFTEGLISDLVETKLRVTCIDPGRVETEFSLVRYSGDKQRADQVYKNSTPLKAEDIAELILFTITRPDHVNISNLLVMPTDQASVALDARNVKA
- a CDS encoding twin-arginine translocase TatA/TatE family subunit — encoded protein: MFGLGFSEIIVILIVALLVLGPDQLPTVAVKLGRFLAGLQRSFEDMKKDLKLDELEREIRSAAVDLKRMDSGVRTQIREIVSVENTPHESAQEPAQKTETPARDTTQKTTEQES
- the tatC gene encoding twin-arginine translocase subunit TatC, whose translation is MSAEKVMPLTGHLAELRTRLFHIIGGLVVATLILVNFTADLFQILTYPLLVTKKPFELIGTGPADAFMVKLTLAIAGGVLLSLPYTFYQLWLFIAPGLHEKEKKFVVPFVTATSICFFLGVAFAFFIAFPYAFDYFGAEYQSIAVQPSIRINEYLTFVIRLLLVFGTIFELPVICYCLARLGLISSEFLIKHLRIAIVLIFILAAVLTPPDVVSQLLMAAPLCVIYALCIWIAKRFQRTPRV